A single Aphidius gifuensis isolate YNYX2018 unplaced genomic scaffold, ASM1490517v1 Contig14, whole genome shotgun sequence DNA region contains:
- the LOC122860006 gene encoding dynamin-like translates to MWPSHWGRRRKTVGNLERSMLLTSPETRNGAQKTKAHSTQSTQHRYPSTPPQFIWFQSSAVQHLNCSVYIDNKKKKRKTIMANNESMEKLIPFMNQIQDIFTKHAVSVKFDLPQIVVIGGQSAGKSSVLENFVGKDFLPRGNGIVTRRPLILQLITNKYSDEEYAEFEHTKTKKFRINEVCKEIENETDKSTVGDKGINPKPITLKIYSPTVLNLTLVDLPGLTKVPVHGQPADIAVQIRKMVFEYINKENALILAVTPANIDLATSDALELTKIVDPNGIRTIGVITKLDMMGEGTDARAVLENKLYPLSRGYVGVINRNQSDIDKKKSIADAIESEKKFFNTHPAYKFFSDRLGIHCLQRILNEQLTNHIRDTLPALRNELDAELSNIIKYLGENDYQLDDSASKIESLSGMHRVVLDLFNNEIGFYESDKVSNTPNGGSKINQLMHKFLPISIANATLADGDLRKEIMETIQNVRGARKGIFLPDKAFENVAKAQISKLKEPSIKCVSLVVKQLTNILLDCTKHMSAYPKLRAETENILISHLKDCEKKCKENLDTSIKIQLSYLNTENSDFVNFKKAEETVVNQNKPPLIQGVSRANGASPANNSPALMEIVPEMQEPEKFYIMIDSFLKPLTNKINDLVPKTIMYVIIENIKKFVKNDLLVKLLDSNDKSPLTELSKQEKDKRDGFLYMREALEEALVKIDSMSSMNLVE, encoded by the exons ATGTGGCCATCACATTGGGGGAGAAGGAGAAAAACGGTTGGAAATCTGGAAAGATCCATGCTCCTGACGTCACCCGAAACGAGAAACGGGGCACAAAAGACAAAAGCACACAGCACTCAGAGCACTCAGCACCGCTACCCCAGTACCCCACCACAGTTCATTTGGTTTCAGTCCTCTGCGGTGCAACATCTT aatTGTTCAGTGTatattgataacaaaaaaaaaaaaagaaaaacaataatggCAAATAACGAGAGTATGGAAAAGTTGATTCCATTCATGAATCAAATACAAGATATATTTACTAAACATGCGGTTTCAGTTAAATTTGATTTGCCACAAATTGTGGTTATTGGTGGCCAAAGTGCTGGAAAAAGTTCAGTGTTGGAAAACTTTGTTGGAAA agATTTTCTGCCAAGAGGCAATGGCATTGTGACACGCAGGCCActgattttacaattaatcaCCAACAAATACAGTGAtgaag aatatGCAGAGTTTGAACAtactaaaactaaaaaatttcgtATTAATGAAGTTTGTAAAGAAATTGAGAATGAAACAGACAAATCAACAGTTGGTGACAAAGGAATAAATCCTAAACCAATAACATTGAAGATTTATTCACCAACTG ttttaaatttgacattaGTTGATTTGCCTGGTTTAACAAAAGTACCAGTTCATGGACAACCAGCTGATATTGCTGTTCAAATAAGAAAAATGGTTTttgagtatataaataaagaaaatgctCTTATATTAGCAGTAACACCTGCTAATATTGATCTTGCAACTAGTGATGCACTTGAGCTTACAAAAATAGTTGATCCTaatg GTATCAGAACAATTGGAGTCATTACAAAGCTGGACATGATGGGTGAAGGTACTGATGCCAGAGCTGTGTTAGAAAACAAATTGTATCCATTGAGTCGAGGCTACGTTGGTGTCATTAATCGTAATCAGAGtgatattgacaaaaaaaaaagtattgctGATGCAATTGAGTcggagaaaaaatttttcaacac tcatccagcatataaatttttttctgacaGACTTGGGATTCATTGTCTTCAACGAATACTCAATGAACAATTGACTAATCACATACGTGACACATTACCAGCATTACGAAATGAGTTGGATgctgaattatcaaatattataaaatatttaggaGAAAATGATTATCAACTTGACGATTCAGCATCAAAAATAGAATCTTTATCTGG AATGCATAGAGTTGTTCTTGACTTGTTCAATAACGAAATTGGATTTTATGAATCTGATAAAGTTAGTAATACTCCGAATGGTGGGTCcaaaatcaatcaattgatGCATAAATTTCTTCCAATTAGTATTGCCAATGCAACACTTGCTGATGGTGATTTGAGAAAAGAAATTATGGAAACCATTCAAAATGTTCGAG gtGCAAGAAAAGGTATTTTCCTGCCAGATAAGGCATTTGAAAATGTTGCAAAAGCAcaaattagtaaattaaaagaaCCGAGTATCAAATGTGTCAGTCTTGTTGTCAAACAACTCACTAATATCTTGCTTGATTGCACTAAGCAT ATGTCTGCATATCCAAAATTACGAGCAGagactgaaaatattttaatttcacatCTTAAagattgtgaaaaaaaatgcaaagaaAATCTTGATACTTCGATTAAAATACAACTCAGTTACTTAAACACTGAAAATTCAGATTTCGTCAATttcaaaaa GGCTGAAGAAACTGttgttaatcaaaataaacCACCTCTTATCCAG GGAGTATCGAGAGCAAATGGAGCTTCTCCAGCTAATAATTCTCCAGCATTAATGGAAATAGTGCCTGAAATGCAAGAACCTGAAAAATTTTACATCATGattgattcatttttaaaaccccttacaaataaaatcaatgatcTTGTTCCAAAAACCATTATGTATGTTATAatcgaaaatattaaaaagtttgtCAAAAATGACTTGTTGGTAAAATTACTGGACAGCAATGATAAA tcTCCCTTGACGGAATTAtcaaaacaagaaaaagaCAAGCGTGATGGATTTCTTTATATGCGTGAAGCATTAGAAGAAGCATTGGTTAAAATTGATTCAATGTCATCAATGAATTTAGTCGAGTAA
- the LOC122860004 gene encoding mRNA-capping enzyme-like, whose product MKAKKNNRKTMSNGKLRKGPIPDRWLNCPRRAGRLINKKFLAFKTPLSKYFNDQVPEECRFSVDFLFNIAKGNKWKLGLWIDLTNTSRFYDRKDIESHGCKYVKLQCRGHGETPDAKTTLEFVSVCKQFISHHPLEIIGVHCTHGFNRTGFLLISYLIEAEENSLGAAMTKFAIARPPGIYKKDYIEELYKRYEEGETPPPAPPTKPDWCFQY is encoded by the coding sequence atgaaagcaaaaaaaaataatagaaaaacaatGTCAAATGGTAAATTAAGAAAAGGTCCAATACCAGATCGTTGGTTAAATTGTCCAAGAAGAGCAGGACgtcttataaataaaaaatttctagccTTTAAAACaccattatcaaaatattttaatgatcaaGTACCTGAAGAATGTCGTTTtagtgttgattttttatttaacattgcaAAAGGAAATAAATGGAAGCTTGGTTTATGGATTGACCTGACAAACACATCACGTTTTTATGACAGAAAAGATATTGAATCACATGGCTGTAAGTACGTGAAGTTACAATGTCGTGGACATGGTGAAACACCAGATGCAAAAACAACACTTGAATTTGTAAGTGTatgtaaacaatttatatcacATCATCCATTGGAAATAATTGGTGTACATTGTACACATGGTTTTAATAGAACTGGTTTTTTACTAATAAGTTATTTGATTGAAGCTGAAGAAAATAGTCTTGGTGCTGCAATGACAAAATTTGCAATAGCAAGACCACctggtatttataaaaaagattatATTGAAGAATTATATAAACGTTATGAAGAAGGTGAaacaccaccaccagcacCACCAACAAAACCAGATTGGTGCTTTCAGTAttga
- the LOC122860008 gene encoding major facilitator superfamily domain-containing protein 8-like, producing the protein MTLGFSIVLTGGWPYLNKLDRQADKRFWSYVVAANPLGAMLFALLIGWWGNIRGSPTLPMIVTLSLFVISLSFYSLLDVSPIDNKKYYMIATRFFVGVSAANIAVARAYLSAATKTSERTHAVSMLALAQVIGFAIGQVIQSF; encoded by the exons ATGACACTGGGTTTTTCAATTGTATTAACTGGTGGTTGGCCTTACTTAAACaag TTGGATCGTCAAGCTGATAAAAGATTTTGGAGCTATGTTGTTGCAGCAAATCCACTTGGTGCAATGTTATTTGCACTACTTATTGGCTGGTGGGGTAACATAAGAGGATCACCAACATTACCAATGATTGTAACACtatcattatttgttatttcattaaGTTTTTATAGTTTACTTGATGTTTcaccaattgataataaaaaatattacatgatTGCCACGAGATTTTTTGTTGGAGTTAGTGCtg ctAATATTGCTGTTGCAAGAGCTTATTTATCAGCTGCAACAAAAACATCTGAAAGAACACATGCTGTCTCAATGCTTGCACTTGCTcag gTTATTGGCTTTGCAATTGGACAAGTTATACAATCATTTTGA